A region of Candidatus Latescibacterota bacterium DNA encodes the following proteins:
- a CDS encoding NAD(P)H-hydrate dehydratase yields MRVVTNGEMRGLDEETISRFEPGLVLMERAGQGIFDAIMDLIEEPGEERASIFLGRGNNAGDGLVVARLLAEAGVGVILHYMHDPEKFSPDAFKNYRKLEGLRKAGVMEEIFLYLADWEEKVSDAIEASTFVVDALLGTGIKSVVRAEYAHVIELINGSGLPVVAIDIPSGINGDTGEILGSAVIADMTVTMAMPKIGELFFPGKFHSGAIEVVDIGIPDEVIEASGVGRHVIDLDAASEDFPVRGPDAHKFQCGSLLIAAGSRRYSGAASLSAFSALRTGCGVVYLAGPESIRISVQSAFPEVIFISLPETADGAIAAEGADELLGQIRFDALALGPGLTVNGDTAAFVEKMIAGVDVPVVLDADGINSFEGRFDDLKKYSAERAIILSPHTGELKRLTGLDLPLDPAGRMDALADLVKGSGLTLVHKGAPTVIAHGSGRIDINVFGHPGLATAGSGDILTGAIAGLLAQTGDPASAARLGVYLHSRAADMAAEETGERGMTAGDCSDALSFALRELEEDRRG; encoded by the coding sequence ATGAGGGTAGTCACTAACGGAGAGATGAGAGGGCTCGATGAAGAGACGATATCGAGGTTCGAGCCCGGCTTGGTGCTTATGGAAAGGGCGGGGCAGGGAATATTCGACGCGATTATGGATCTGATCGAAGAACCGGGGGAGGAGCGCGCGTCGATCTTTCTTGGAAGAGGAAATAATGCCGGCGATGGACTTGTCGTAGCGAGACTTCTCGCGGAGGCCGGTGTCGGGGTCATACTTCATTACATGCACGATCCCGAAAAATTCTCTCCGGACGCGTTCAAAAACTACCGGAAACTGGAGGGGCTCAGAAAGGCCGGTGTAATGGAAGAGATATTCCTTTACCTTGCCGACTGGGAAGAGAAAGTCTCCGATGCCATCGAGGCGAGCACTTTTGTTGTCGATGCGCTTCTCGGTACAGGGATCAAGAGCGTGGTGAGAGCGGAATACGCCCATGTGATCGAGTTGATAAACGGGTCCGGCCTCCCTGTGGTCGCAATCGATATTCCGTCCGGGATAAATGGAGACACTGGAGAAATATTGGGTTCGGCGGTGATTGCTGATATGACCGTGACGATGGCTATGCCCAAGATAGGAGAACTCTTTTTTCCAGGAAAGTTCCATTCGGGTGCGATCGAGGTCGTAGATATAGGTATTCCCGATGAAGTCATAGAAGCAAGTGGTGTCGGCAGGCATGTCATCGATCTCGATGCCGCATCGGAAGATTTTCCCGTGAGAGGACCCGACGCGCACAAATTTCAGTGCGGGTCACTCCTTATAGCCGCGGGAAGCCGAAGGTATAGCGGCGCGGCTTCTCTTTCTGCTTTTTCCGCTTTGCGGACCGGATGCGGGGTCGTCTATCTTGCGGGCCCCGAATCGATTCGGATATCTGTCCAGTCGGCCTTTCCAGAAGTTATATTCATCTCATTGCCTGAGACCGCTGACGGCGCCATAGCCGCTGAAGGTGCAGACGAGTTGCTGGGGCAGATTCGTTTCGATGCTCTTGCCCTGGGCCCCGGGTTGACGGTGAATGGAGATACGGCAGCGTTCGTGGAAAAGATGATCGCTGGAGTAGATGTCCCGGTCGTTCTGGACGCCGATGGTATAAACTCGTTTGAAGGCCGTTTCGACGATCTGAAAAAATACTCGGCGGAAAGAGCGATCATCCTTTCGCCACATACCGGAGAATTGAAAAGACTGACCGGGCTCGATCTTCCCCTGGACCCGGCTGGCCGGATGGACGCCCTGGCGGACCTTGTCAAGGGCAGCGGACTTACCCTGGTACACAAAGGCGCGCCGACAGTGATAGCTCATGGTTCGGGACGTATTGATATAAATGTATTCGGTCATCCGGGACTTGCTACAGCGGGCAGCGGCGATATTCTGACCGGCGCGATCGCGGGGCTGCTGGCCCAGACGGGGGACCCTGCTTCAGCCGCGAGACTGGGAGTATACCTTCATTCGAGGGCTGCCGATATGGCCGCCGAAGAAACCGGAGAACGCGGGATGACGGCAGGAGACTGCAGCGACGCACTTTCTTTCGCTCTGAGAGAGCTCGAGGAAGATCGCCGGGGCTGA
- a CDS encoding thiamine-phosphate kinase, with protein MIRENDIIAMFRKAFPHSGIGDDTAVVRHGGGDLLLASDAVVEGVHFRLDTSTPGQAVQKAVTSNVSDIFAMGGSPERILLTAGLPEGATREDVEGIIEGASTACACYGIGLVGGDTVRSPGGYFFDVAITGVVPEGCAVMRTGAEKGDLIVVSGPLGGSLAGLRILESFLADKSCDGAPGLSGELCGKRFMKNSKAEVSQLLSASRKLSLSMDEDDFRSLVTEFGIAEESTPTLRMIAHHIVPFASGLDNLPGREDITSMIDISDGLARDLSTLCGESGTGAVIEMDKIPAAPEMNTIPGADVDFVDEMVLTSGEEYRLLFTLKSGCADRLPDDMALIGRMTSASDGIRLVSRDGTIGDIPFEGYEHSF; from the coding sequence GTGATCAGAGAAAACGACATAATAGCGATGTTCAGAAAAGCATTTCCTCACTCGGGGATAGGCGATGACACTGCTGTGGTACGACACGGCGGGGGCGACCTTTTGCTCGCCTCCGACGCGGTGGTCGAGGGAGTTCATTTCCGACTCGACACCTCGACTCCCGGGCAGGCTGTCCAGAAAGCGGTCACTTCGAATGTGTCGGATATTTTCGCGATGGGTGGAAGCCCGGAGAGGATCCTGTTGACTGCCGGTCTGCCCGAAGGGGCGACGCGGGAGGATGTAGAGGGGATCATCGAAGGCGCAAGCACCGCCTGCGCGTGTTATGGAATAGGCCTGGTCGGAGGAGATACGGTCCGATCACCGGGCGGCTATTTTTTTGATGTCGCTATAACAGGAGTCGTTCCCGAAGGCTGTGCGGTCATGAGAACCGGAGCTGAAAAGGGTGACCTCATAGTGGTTTCAGGCCCATTGGGCGGATCCCTCGCCGGGTTGAGGATCCTCGAATCTTTTCTCGCGGACAAAAGCTGCGACGGGGCCCCGGGGCTGAGCGGAGAGCTTTGCGGAAAGCGATTCATGAAAAACTCGAAAGCAGAAGTAAGCCAGCTTCTCTCTGCTTCACGGAAACTCTCTCTCTCGATGGACGAGGATGATTTTCGTTCTCTGGTGACGGAGTTCGGGATCGCCGAAGAGTCGACCCCGACACTCAGGATGATAGCGCATCATATAGTCCCTTTTGCTTCAGGACTTGATAATCTTCCAGGGAGAGAGGATATTACGTCGATGATCGATATCAGCGACGGACTTGCCCGGGACCTCTCCACTCTCTGCGGGGAAAGCGGCACGGGAGCCGTGATCGAGATGGACAAGATACCGGCTGCCCCGGAAATGAATACGATTCCCGGAGCCGATGTGGATTTTGTCGATGAGATGGTGTTGACAAGCGGAGAGGAATACAGGCTGTTATTCACTTTAAAGTCCGGTTGTGCGGACAGGCTGCCGGACGATATGGCCCTGATTGGCAGGATGACTTCCGCTTCTGACGGGATTCGCCTGGTCAGTCGTGACGGCACAATTGGAGATATTCCCTTTGAAGGATATGAACATTCTTTTTGA
- a CDS encoding histidine phosphatase family protein — translation MLLYMIRHGRTDWNRDRRIMGREPLPLNEEGRGMVESLASFLKPDGIGTIYSGTLARTVETSDLLAREWGAQVLPESMLDESAYENWVGRRYSELKDDPDFILYNETPSKSKFSADEGMLDIQSRAVKAVDRILGENEGAGGRVALVSHSDVIKPVIAHYLGMDIDAMHRLGIANASVTLLDTKGPAGSRIRYMNLMPWKWELRPRQETELPR, via the coding sequence ATGCTTCTTTACATGATAAGGCACGGGCGGACAGACTGGAACCGCGATCGAAGAATAATGGGACGGGAACCTCTTCCCCTCAACGAAGAGGGAAGGGGGATGGTGGAATCGCTGGCCAGTTTCCTTAAGCCCGACGGTATAGGAACGATCTATTCAGGTACACTCGCAAGGACGGTAGAGACTTCTGATCTGCTGGCTCGGGAGTGGGGCGCACAGGTTCTTCCCGAGTCGATGCTTGATGAATCGGCATATGAGAATTGGGTAGGCAGGCGCTACTCGGAACTGAAGGACGACCCGGATTTTATTCTCTATAACGAGACTCCCTCGAAGTCGAAGTTCTCTGCCGATGAGGGGATGCTCGATATTCAGTCGCGCGCTGTCAAGGCGGTAGACAGGATTCTCGGGGAGAATGAGGGTGCCGGTGGAAGGGTGGCTCTTGTCTCGCACAGCGATGTCATAAAACCGGTCATCGCCCACTATCTGGGAATGGATATAGACGCGATGCACAGACTCGGGATCGCCAATGCTTCGGTGACTCTGCTCGACACGAAAGGTCCCGCGGGATCGCGGATACGATATATGAACCTGATGCCCTGGAAATGGGAGCTCCGGCCGCGGCAGGAGACGGAATTGCCGCGGTAA
- the tsaD gene encoding tRNA (adenosine(37)-N6)-threonylcarbamoyltransferase complex transferase subunit TsaD: MAGKTKRLYLGIETSCDDTSCAIYSPDEGVVVHRTAAQLDHAKYGGVVPEIASRSHMKTILPLYESVMGEAGLSTGDLAGIGVTNGPGLTGSLLVGLSFAKALAYGSGRPLVGIHHLEGHILANDLERPFVTPATVLVVSGGHTQLIFVKKIGCYKFLGGTRDDAAGEAFDKIGKLLGLPYPGGPSIQKAAVNGDPGSFAFPRALRKSGECDFSFSGLKTAVRLKAESMGELTAGDIAGLASSAQEAIVDILAEKSLMAVERTSPEMFYLAGGVAANSRLREVMKERMGKAGIAVSWPSIEHCTDNAAMIACAASHHIGAGRTDGLELNTFPRGVLASWS, from the coding sequence ATGGCAGGAAAAACAAAAAGACTGTATCTGGGTATCGAGACCTCCTGTGACGATACATCATGCGCGATATATTCGCCTGATGAGGGCGTGGTCGTCCATCGGACAGCCGCGCAGCTCGATCATGCAAAGTACGGCGGAGTGGTGCCCGAGATCGCGTCACGTTCCCACATGAAGACGATCCTGCCACTTTACGAGAGTGTGATGGGGGAGGCGGGTCTGAGTACGGGCGATCTTGCGGGGATCGGAGTGACTAACGGGCCGGGGCTGACAGGGTCGCTTCTGGTCGGCCTCTCATTCGCCAAGGCTCTCGCATACGGAAGCGGCCGGCCTCTTGTCGGCATACATCATCTCGAGGGGCATATCCTCGCGAATGACCTTGAAAGACCTTTTGTCACCCCGGCAACTGTCCTCGTCGTCTCAGGAGGTCACACGCAGCTGATATTCGTCAAAAAGATAGGATGTTACAAGTTTCTGGGAGGTACGAGAGACGATGCGGCAGGCGAAGCTTTCGACAAGATAGGGAAACTTCTTGGGCTGCCGTATCCGGGCGGGCCTTCGATCCAGAAGGCCGCGGTGAATGGAGATCCGGGATCCTTTGCTTTTCCGCGGGCGCTCAGGAAATCAGGCGAGTGCGATTTTTCGTTTTCAGGACTGAAGACGGCGGTAAGGCTGAAGGCCGAATCGATGGGGGAACTCACGGCCGGTGATATTGCCGGGCTTGCGTCTTCCGCCCAGGAGGCTATCGTCGATATTCTTGCCGAAAAATCCCTGATGGCCGTAGAAAGGACATCGCCGGAGATGTTTTATCTCGCCGGTGGAGTAGCTGCGAACAGCAGGTTGAGAGAGGTCATGAAGGAGAGGATGGGGAAGGCGGGAATCGCCGTATCATGGCCATCGATAGAACATTGTACCGATAATGCCGCGATGATAGCCTGCGCCGCGAGTCATCATATCGGGGCTGGAAGGACCGATGGCCTGGAGCTTAATACCTTCCCGAGGGGAGTACTCGCTTCCTGGTCGTGA
- a CDS encoding response regulator, which yields MSPEENRDVFKILVVDDEEHIRRILQFQLEKYGYVVKTAENGEVALRIVHREAPDLIILDLMMPKINGFEVCKRLRADFQTSHIPIIMLTAKSDLPDKIKGLRDGANDYLVKPYSNEELLLRVKNVLEWSQQQKNANPLTGFAGNKAIEKELQNRIEIGSSFAFIYIDIDNFKAYNDYYGYQKGDESILFLADIITESVNSLGGSGDFVGHIGGDDFVIMTSIDRAEFISRHIVDEFDKGSLVLMHEEDIRKGYLEIKNRLGEIKRVPLMSLTIALVVNEGGRLKHFAQVNDIASELKKFGKGMTGSVVVRERRKEKTPSEKLEQW from the coding sequence ATGAGCCCGGAAGAAAACCGCGATGTATTCAAGATTCTTGTAGTCGACGACGAGGAGCATATCCGTCGGATACTGCAATTTCAGCTGGAAAAGTACGGCTATGTCGTCAAGACCGCCGAGAATGGCGAAGTCGCTCTCAGGATCGTACATCGTGAGGCTCCCGATCTGATCATCCTCGATCTGATGATGCCGAAGATAAATGGCTTCGAAGTATGCAAACGACTCAGGGCCGATTTCCAGACCAGCCATATACCGATCATCATGCTTACGGCCAAAAGCGATCTTCCGGACAAGATAAAGGGACTTCGTGACGGCGCGAACGACTATCTGGTCAAACCCTATTCCAACGAGGAACTGCTTTTACGGGTAAAGAACGTTCTCGAATGGAGTCAGCAGCAGAAAAACGCGAACCCCCTGACCGGTTTTGCCGGGAACAAGGCCATCGAAAAAGAACTTCAGAACAGGATAGAAATCGGTAGTTCGTTCGCTTTCATTTACATCGATATAGACAATTTCAAGGCTTATAACGATTACTACGGTTATCAGAAAGGTGATGAGTCGATCCTGTTTCTGGCGGATATCATCACCGAGTCGGTCAATTCGCTTGGTGGTTCAGGCGATTTCGTCGGTCATATCGGGGGGGATGACTTCGTCATCATGACTTCCATAGACAGAGCAGAATTCATCTCGCGTCATATCGTGGATGAATTTGACAAGGGGTCCCTCGTGCTCATGCATGAAGAGGACATCCGAAAGGGATATCTCGAGATCAAGAACCGACTCGGAGAGATCAAGAGGGTTCCGCTCATGTCGCTGACCATAGCTCTCGTCGTGAACGAGGGCGGCAGACTCAAGCATTTCGCGCAGGTCAATGATATCGCCTCTGAATTGAAAAAGTTCGGAAAGGGCATGACGGGCAGCGTAGTGGTCCGGGAGAGAAGAAAAGAGAAAACACCTTCTGAGAAATTAGAACAATGGTAA
- a CDS encoding HAMP domain-containing histidine kinase: MEGIKDKNENAGKETVLDARKELEHLRSEIERNKGVFDSARLIVGHELNRPLTSINGYLELIEARFEKISEDKEKRYFSKIKEAVAEMEGLIESFVHMLRFDTPGEYSEDFDEVELHGLVEKFRIKNEGYMVGVENLVPRNLPPILVRRACLDIVLDNLISNGLKHGGGSEPVSVSARIQLDRRGMSERKILIMEIRDNGRGMPPKELDEIFDPFYRGNSRKDVQGLGLGLALVKNIMNIMMGNIHIKSSPDMGTVAIICVPVPEDRPGPYDRIG, encoded by the coding sequence GTGGAAGGCATAAAAGACAAAAACGAGAATGCAGGTAAAGAGACCGTTCTGGACGCGAGAAAAGAACTGGAACACCTGCGCTCCGAGATCGAGAGAAACAAGGGAGTCTTTGATTCCGCCAGGCTTATAGTCGGTCACGAACTCAATCGTCCGCTTACATCGATAAACGGATATCTGGAACTGATCGAAGCCCGCTTCGAAAAGATCTCGGAGGACAAGGAAAAGCGCTATTTCTCAAAGATTAAGGAAGCGGTCGCCGAGATGGAGGGCCTTATCGAATCGTTCGTTCACATGCTTCGTTTTGATACTCCTGGCGAGTATTCCGAAGATTTCGACGAAGTGGAACTGCACGGACTTGTCGAGAAGTTCAGGATCAAGAACGAAGGCTACATGGTGGGCGTGGAGAATCTCGTGCCGAGGAATCTGCCGCCGATCCTTGTGAGAAGGGCATGTCTCGATATCGTTCTCGACAATCTTATCTCGAACGGCCTTAAGCATGGTGGAGGGTCCGAACCTGTCAGTGTGAGCGCCAGGATACAATTGGACAGGCGCGGGATGTCGGAGAGGAAGATCCTCATAATGGAGATCAGGGACAACGGGCGGGGCATGCCGCCGAAGGAACTGGACGAGATATTCGACCCCTTCTACAGGGGAAATTCCAGAAAAGATGTTCAGGGGCTCGGGCTGGGGCTCGCGCTGGTTAAGAATATTATGAATATAATGATGGGGAACATTCATATAAAAAGCTCTCCGGATATGGGAACCGTAGCGATTATCTGCGTGCCTGTACCGGAGGACAGACCTGGTCCATATGACAGGATCGGGTAA
- a CDS encoding GAF domain-containing protein: MEEIKNRGEGRKPAYVSIPQIRLIELIAIFCIVYVAGEIAGFSYNSGWIVAVFLGSAFFNLLLAGLENRISGIQDGVIRPNHFWCWMTVFLDLATALALVYFTGNIESPFIFILVVPLFFAGRLLPALQAGIAVTGVTIFAVASLGMLEINGIIPQFSCAPGSVAVTRDPHYLAGGILVLGGFMGLMTYLFSTFYDNFNVYFKTAEDRLMNTRKRIIELTRLYDISLGINSVISLDTLLKMVCKEITLLLRRPWASVILLNQKKEIVNFVELGEEGVVSVTSADDFEDDPLLKRVLSLEDGVTIENVTKNEFSSKSIIVSGKKLNTLLAVPVISGRESAGVLFAGDKEDIPFSDEDVRLLTILSGQVATAIEKSRLYEVMNSRISRLEQENERLESSNKLKMGYISHLSHEFKTPLTSIKAYVESLKDHIDDPGFTEKKEFLGVVSNETDRLIRMVNKVLDVSKIEFGQRTLKRNIFGLTNVIEDVDSSLQPYLLDKRLHLIVRCADDLPLIDGDEDLIKQVFINLIGNAVKFSPQGSRIFVDAVEDAVSVKVSIRDEGVGIPEDDLNNIFKHFYQVGTGMSDGVGLGLAIVKNIIEQHGGYIHVSSNMGEGSTFTFTLPKEHHFNDLIGFIFGAHDSMNEINEIFKLSVKIVAELFSAKIVSLMLLDQKEGDLFIKDAYGLDEEIVETTRVKIGKSIAGKVAQTGEPLLIENIEEVGFSGNPNNPQYETKSLLSVPLIVGMSVIGVINVNNKTSGKPFNDDDLLLLTSISQRLAKIIERMRTAENFAAFVDEAIHSLRSLLRVCEKDRTGLTRKSVRWAVKVARKLMLTEKDIQVIQFVSSIHDVGMTTVSEDILKKTLDLTSDEVDEIRKHPQRGTAILRPLEFVEYVSQIMLFHHERVDGKGYPMGLKGDQIPIGAKILSVLDAYVSMVSKRPFRRQLAVEESIEELLANVDTQFDPAVVGAFVEVLMDEGYIDIDEYSVVSERLRFGGKHKAMP; this comes from the coding sequence ATGGAAGAAATAAAAAACAGGGGAGAAGGCCGTAAGCCTGCCTATGTCAGCATACCGCAGATCAGACTCATAGAGCTGATAGCGATCTTCTGTATCGTTTACGTAGCGGGAGAGATCGCTGGATTCTCATACAATTCCGGATGGATAGTGGCTGTATTTCTCGGTTCGGCGTTTTTCAACCTTCTTCTTGCGGGGCTGGAAAACCGCATATCCGGAATACAGGATGGCGTAATCCGACCGAATCATTTCTGGTGCTGGATGACTGTGTTCCTGGATCTGGCAACAGCGCTGGCGCTTGTTTATTTCACTGGAAATATCGAGAGTCCCTTCATTTTTATTCTCGTCGTTCCGCTGTTCTTCGCGGGCAGGCTCCTTCCCGCTCTACAGGCGGGGATAGCAGTCACCGGTGTGACGATCTTTGCTGTAGCGAGTCTGGGGATGCTGGAAATAAACGGAATCATACCCCAGTTTTCCTGCGCGCCAGGTAGTGTCGCTGTGACTCGGGACCCGCATTATCTTGCCGGTGGCATCCTTGTGCTCGGCGGATTCATGGGGCTCATGACATATCTTTTCAGCACCTTCTACGACAACTTCAATGTTTATTTCAAGACAGCCGAAGACCGGTTGATGAACACACGAAAAAGGATAATAGAGCTGACACGGCTGTACGATATCAGCCTCGGGATAAATTCGGTGATCAGCCTCGATACTCTTTTGAAAATGGTATGCAAGGAGATCACTCTTCTGCTGAGGCGTCCATGGGCATCGGTGATCCTTCTCAATCAGAAGAAAGAGATCGTCAACTTTGTCGAACTTGGAGAAGAAGGGGTCGTCAGTGTCACATCGGCCGATGACTTTGAGGACGATCCGCTTCTGAAGAGAGTCCTTTCCCTTGAAGATGGAGTGACGATAGAGAATGTTACGAAGAACGAATTTTCTTCAAAGTCGATAATCGTATCCGGCAAGAAACTCAACACGCTCCTGGCCGTCCCGGTGATCTCGGGCAGAGAATCCGCCGGCGTATTATTCGCCGGCGACAAGGAAGATATTCCGTTTTCGGACGAGGATGTCAGGCTGTTGACGATTCTCTCCGGACAGGTGGCGACCGCCATCGAGAAGAGTCGTCTTTACGAAGTGATGAACAGCCGTATCAGCAGACTTGAGCAGGAGAACGAGAGGCTCGAGAGTTCGAACAAACTGAAGATGGGATACATCTCACACCTTTCACATGAGTTCAAGACGCCACTGACCTCCATAAAAGCCTATGTAGAATCTCTCAAGGACCACATCGATGATCCAGGATTTACTGAGAAGAAAGAATTTCTTGGAGTCGTGTCAAACGAGACCGACAGACTCATACGTATGGTAAACAAGGTGCTGGATGTCTCGAAGATCGAGTTCGGGCAGAGAACTCTCAAACGCAATATCTTTGGTCTCACAAATGTCATCGAGGATGTCGACTCATCGCTCCAGCCTTATCTTCTGGACAAGAGGCTTCATCTGATCGTGCGATGTGCGGATGATCTTCCTCTCATAGACGGGGATGAGGATCTCATAAAGCAGGTATTCATCAACCTGATCGGTAACGCGGTCAAATTTTCACCACAGGGATCCAGGATATTCGTAGATGCTGTCGAGGATGCTGTCTCCGTGAAGGTGTCGATCCGCGACGAGGGTGTGGGAATCCCCGAGGATGACCTCAATAATATCTTCAAGCATTTCTATCAGGTGGGGACCGGCATGAGCGACGGAGTGGGCCTCGGGCTCGCCATCGTAAAGAACATCATAGAACAGCATGGCGGATATATACATGTATCAAGCAACATGGGAGAGGGTTCGACGTTCACGTTCACCCTGCCCAAGGAACATCATTTCAATGATCTGATAGGGTTTATTTTCGGAGCTCACGACTCCATGAACGAGATCAACGAGATCTTCAAGCTTTCCGTGAAGATCGTCGCCGAGCTTTTTTCGGCCAAGATAGTCTCCCTGATGCTTCTCGACCAGAAGGAGGGTGACCTGTTCATCAAGGACGCATATGGACTTGACGAAGAGATCGTGGAGACTACAAGGGTCAAGATCGGTAAAAGCATAGCGGGCAAGGTCGCCCAGACCGGAGAGCCGCTGCTGATAGAGAATATAGAGGAAGTAGGTTTCAGCGGGAACCCGAACAATCCGCAGTATGAGACGAAATCACTGCTCAGTGTTCCCCTCATAGTGGGGATGTCGGTGATCGGCGTGATAAACGTCAATAATAAGACATCCGGGAAACCATTCAACGATGACGACCTGCTGCTGTTGACATCGATAAGCCAGAGATTGGCAAAGATCATAGAGAGGATGCGTACAGCCGAGAATTTCGCTGCCTTCGTCGACGAGGCGATCCATTCACTCCGGTCATTGCTTCGTGTATGCGAGAAAGACAGGACCGGGCTGACGAGGAAAAGTGTGCGATGGGCCGTGAAGGTGGCCAGGAAGTTGATGCTTACCGAAAAAGATATACAGGTGATCCAGTTCGTCTCAAGCATTCATGATGTAGGCATGACGACAGTCAGCGAAGATATACTCAAGAAAACACTGGACCTCACTTCAGACGAAGTCGATGAGATAAGAAAGCACCCTCAAAGAGGTACCGCGATACTCCGGCCCCTGGAGTTCGTCGAGTATGTGAGCCAGATCATGTTGTTCCACCATGAAAGGGTGGACGGCAAGGGATATCCGATGGGGCTGAAGGGTGACCAGATACCGATCGGCGCGAAGATATTGTCAGTTCTTGACGCATATGTGTCGATGGTAAGTAAGCGTCCGTTCAGGCGTCAGCTCGCTGTCGAGGAATCGATAGAGGAACTTCTGGCGAATGTGGACACCCAGTTCGACCCAGCGGTCGTGGGTGCTTTTGTCGAAGTCCTGATGGATGAGGGCTATATCGATATTGATGAGTACTCCGTCGTTTCAGAAAGACTGAGATTCGGCGGTAAGCACAAGGCTATGCCTTAA